In one window of Dromaius novaehollandiae isolate bDroNov1 chromosome W, bDroNov1.hap1, whole genome shotgun sequence DNA:
- the LOC135323527 gene encoding survival of motor neuron protein-like isoform X2, translating to MADGVLFRRGAGQSDDSDIWDDTALIKAYDKAVASFKNALKNGECSEPSDKQEQCLGTKRKNNKKNRSRKKSNTMPSKQWKVGDSCNAVWSEDGNVYLATIASINQKRGTCVVIYTGYGNKEEQNLSDLLPPVSDETVNEMGNSGENENETQYSTDESEKSFQSPQNKNCTKARFSPQNLRFPIPHAAPGLGKPGSKLNTPPPFLSCWPPPFPTGPPLIPPPPPMGPDSPEDDEALGSMLIAWYMSGYHTGYYLGLKQSRMEAALEREPHPK from the exons ATGGCGGACGGGGTGCTATtccggcgcggcgccgggcag AGCGACGACTCGGACATCTGGGACGACACGGCGCTCATCAAGGCGTACGACAAGGCGGTGGCCTCCTTCAAg AATGCGTTAAAGAACGGGGAGTGTTCAGAGCCTTCAGACAAACAGGAGCAGTGCTTGGGGAcgaagagaaaaaacaacaaaaaaaaccgaagtagaaagaaaagcaacacaaTGCCATCAAAACAG TGGAAAGTTGGTGACAGCTGTAACGCTGTTTGGTCTGAGGATGGCAATGTGTACCTAGCAACTATTGCCTCAATTAATCAGAAGAGGGGGACATGCGTTGTTATTTACACTGGATATGGGAATAAGGAAGAGCAGAACCTGTCTGATCTACTTCCTCCAGTCAGCGATGAAACAGTAAATGAGATGGGGAATTCTGGGGAG AATGAAAATGAGACTCAGTATTCAACAGATGAAAGTGAAAAATCTTTCCAGTCACCTCAAAACAAAAACTGCACAAAAGCTAGATTCTCCCCTCAAAACTTACGTTTTCCCATACCCCATGCAGCTCCAGGCCTGGGAAAG CCTGGATCAAAACTCAATACACCTCCACCATTTTTATCATGCTGGCCCCCACCCTTCCCAACAGGACCACCG CTCATTCCTCCTCCACCACCtatggggccagactctcctGAGGATGATGAAGCATTGGGAAGTATGTTGATAGCCTGGTACATGAGCGGTTATCACACCGGGTATTACTTG GGTTTAAAGCAGAGTCGAATGGAAGCTGCCCTAGAGAGAGAACCCCATCCTAAATAA
- the LOC135323527 gene encoding survival of motor neuron protein-like isoform X1, with the protein MADGVLFRRGAGQSDDSDIWDDTALIKAYDKAVASFKNALKNGECSEPSDKQEQCLGTKRKNNKKNRSRKKSNTMPSKQWKVGDSCNAVWSEDGNVYLATIASINQKRGTCVVIYTGYGNKEEQNLSDLLPPVSDETVNEMGNSGENENETQYSTDESEKSFQSPQNKNCTKARFSPQNLRFPIPHAAPGLGKPGSKLNTPPPFLSCWPPPFPTGPPLIPPPPPMGPDSPEDDEALGSMLIAWYMSGYHTGYYLVCATSVLKCLCNLALVLLLLLSAKS; encoded by the exons ATGGCGGACGGGGTGCTATtccggcgcggcgccgggcag AGCGACGACTCGGACATCTGGGACGACACGGCGCTCATCAAGGCGTACGACAAGGCGGTGGCCTCCTTCAAg AATGCGTTAAAGAACGGGGAGTGTTCAGAGCCTTCAGACAAACAGGAGCAGTGCTTGGGGAcgaagagaaaaaacaacaaaaaaaaccgaagtagaaagaaaagcaacacaaTGCCATCAAAACAG TGGAAAGTTGGTGACAGCTGTAACGCTGTTTGGTCTGAGGATGGCAATGTGTACCTAGCAACTATTGCCTCAATTAATCAGAAGAGGGGGACATGCGTTGTTATTTACACTGGATATGGGAATAAGGAAGAGCAGAACCTGTCTGATCTACTTCCTCCAGTCAGCGATGAAACAGTAAATGAGATGGGGAATTCTGGGGAG AATGAAAATGAGACTCAGTATTCAACAGATGAAAGTGAAAAATCTTTCCAGTCACCTCAAAACAAAAACTGCACAAAAGCTAGATTCTCCCCTCAAAACTTACGTTTTCCCATACCCCATGCAGCTCCAGGCCTGGGAAAG CCTGGATCAAAACTCAATACACCTCCACCATTTTTATCATGCTGGCCCCCACCCTTCCCAACAGGACCACCG CTCATTCCTCCTCCACCACCtatggggccagactctcctGAGGATGATGAAGCATTGGGAAGTATGTTGATAGCCTGGTACATGAGCGGTTATCACACCGGGTATTACTTGGTATGTGCtacttctgttttgaaatgtcttTGTAATCTTGCTctggtgttgctgctgctgctttcagcgaAAAGTTAA